In Haloimpatiens massiliensis, the following are encoded in one genomic region:
- the flgL gene encoding flagellar hook-associated protein FlgL codes for MRITNKMLSNNFLRDMRTNLTNLKTLQEQMTSGKSVRRPSDNPFKVARAMQLHTEINSNKQYNENIKDTLNWLDTTDTALGQAGDILHRVRELLISSGNGTYSAGERRAAKDEINEKISEFSQVMNTNFDGKYIFGGTRGTTKPMDTTGGSSFAGAAETNALNFSGTSSLTEGDKTLVNEMKIKFQIGSDTTDHEVTIGNNVVINNLRDLADKLNDKIQADNNLKGKIEVVADIANNKLEFKNKTSDKIKISNEITELGISADTKIDANKSVSSTDLNLSGADSLTTNGSLNNDLKIEVGSQQIIIKKGTSVSSLSDLAGKINDQIANNDNIKDKVKVVTNLADGTLKFVNIDDKDKKEVQITSSTLFGTTNTKTATFNENNNENAMLFYYKKGGGELVGGVEYQHIGEKLKVEVSQGVVFNYNVSAKEIIEFKNADGETKDLRDIFKNIVNHLDGKNEDGTTLDDEAVKKLVNEDLKDISDVMNNILKVRSEVGAKQNSMESANDKNKDQNFNMTEILSKTEDIDITETTMQFATAQTVYIASLQTSARVLQPTLIDYIR; via the coding sequence GTGCGTATAACAAATAAAATGCTTTCAAACAACTTTTTACGAGACATGAGGACTAACTTAACAAATTTAAAGACATTGCAGGAACAAATGACTTCCGGTAAATCAGTTAGAAGACCTTCAGATAATCCTTTTAAAGTAGCTAGAGCTATGCAACTTCATACAGAAATCAACTCAAATAAACAATATAATGAAAATATAAAAGATACTTTAAATTGGTTAGATACTACTGATACAGCCTTGGGACAGGCTGGAGATATTTTGCATAGGGTAAGGGAACTTCTAATATCTTCTGGTAATGGAACTTATAGCGCAGGGGAGAGAAGAGCTGCAAAAGATGAAATAAATGAAAAAATTTCAGAGTTTTCTCAAGTGATGAATACAAACTTTGATGGGAAATATATATTTGGTGGAACTAGAGGAACCACTAAGCCTATGGATACAACAGGTGGAAGTAGTTTTGCTGGTGCTGCTGAAACAAATGCTTTGAATTTTTCAGGTACAAGCAGTTTAACTGAGGGAGATAAAACCTTAGTAAATGAAATGAAAATAAAGTTTCAAATTGGTAGTGACACAACTGATCATGAAGTAACTATTGGGAATAATGTGGTAATAAATAATTTAAGAGATTTAGCTGATAAGCTAAATGATAAAATACAAGCGGATAATAATTTAAAAGGTAAAATAGAGGTTGTAGCAGATATAGCAAATAATAAGTTGGAATTTAAAAATAAAACTAGTGATAAAATTAAAATCAGCAATGAAATTACTGAACTAGGCATATCAGCAGATACAAAAATAGATGCCAATAAATCCGTAAGTAGCACAGATTTAAATTTATCTGGAGCTGATAGCTTAACTACTAATGGTTCCTTAAATAATGACCTAAAAATAGAAGTGGGTTCACAACAAATAATCATAAAAAAGGGTACATCAGTTAGTAGCTTAAGTGATTTAGCTGGTAAGATAAATGACCAAATAGCAAATAACGATAATATAAAGGATAAAGTAAAAGTTGTAACTAATCTAGCTGATGGGACGCTAAAGTTTGTAAATATAGATGATAAGGATAAAAAAGAAGTTCAAATAACATCTTCTACATTATTTGGAACTACTAATACTAAAACTGCTACTTTTAATGAAAATAATAATGAAAATGCTATGTTGTTTTACTATAAAAAAGGTGGTGGAGAATTAGTAGGTGGAGTAGAATATCAGCATATAGGTGAGAAACTAAAAGTAGAAGTATCTCAAGGTGTTGTATTTAACTATAATGTTTCAGCAAAAGAAATAATTGAGTTTAAAAATGCAGATGGCGAAACTAAAGATTTAAGAGATATATTTAAGAATATAGTTAATCACTTAGATGGAAAAAATGAAGATGGAACAACATTGGATGATGAAGCTGTTAAAAAACTTGTAAATGAAGATCTTAAAGATATAAGTGATGTAATGAATAATATATTGAAAGTTCGTTCAGAAGTAGGAGCAAAGCAAAACAGCATGGAAAGTGCTAATGATAAAAATAAAGATCAAAACTTTAATATGACGGAAATACTTTCAAAAACTGAGGATATTGACATTACTGAAACTACAATGCAATTTGCCACAGCACAGACAGTATATATAGCTTCACTTCAAACCAGTGCTAGAGTTCTTCAACCAACTTTAATTGATTACATTAGATAA
- the fliW gene encoding flagellar assembly protein FliW, whose protein sequence is MKLSTKYHGIREYGEEEVWNFNKGICGFEDLKRFISFPVEENEIFNVLHSIENGSVGFVVISPFIVDKNYEFHLSEEVIKRLKISTQDDVLVLTTVTLDSDVKKITTNMRAPIIINIKERLGEQIILNNEKYLIKQPIFKEAE, encoded by the coding sequence ATGAAATTGAGCACAAAATATCACGGAATTCGTGAATATGGTGAAGAAGAGGTATGGAATTTTAATAAAGGTATATGTGGATTTGAAGATTTAAAGAGATTTATTTCCTTTCCAGTAGAGGAAAATGAAATTTTCAATGTATTACATTCTATAGAAAATGGTTCTGTGGGATTTGTGGTTATTTCTCCTTTTATAGTGGATAAGAATTATGAATTTCACTTATCTGAGGAAGTAATAAAGAGATTAAAAATAAGTACACAAGATGATGTATTGGTTTTAACTACAGTTACTTTAGATTCAGATGTAAAAAAAATAACTACTAATATGAGAGCTCCTATTATAATTAATATAAAAGAACGATTAGGGGAACAAATAATATTAAATAATGAAAAATATTTAATAAAGCAGCCTATTTTTAAGGAGGCAGAATAA
- the csrA gene encoding carbon storage regulator CsrA, producing MLVVKRKKGEAIVLGEDIEISVVDIDGGSVKIAIKAPKEVAILRKELLKEVEEENKSALNFNIDILKNLKK from the coding sequence ATGTTGGTAGTTAAAAGAAAAAAAGGAGAAGCTATAGTTTTAGGAGAAGATATAGAAATAAGTGTAGTGGATATAGATGGTGGTTCTGTAAAAATAGCTATAAAGGCACCTAAAGAGGTTGCCATATTGCGAAAAGAACTTCTAAAGGAAGTGGAAGAAGAGAATAAAAGTGCATTAAATTTTAACATAGATATACTTAAAAATTTAAAAAAATAG